One segment of Anguilla anguilla isolate fAngAng1 chromosome 1, fAngAng1.pri, whole genome shotgun sequence DNA contains the following:
- the nrde2 gene encoding nuclear exosome regulator NRDE2, with the protein MALFPAFAGLSSGNSNNEKQSKGLDWLNNQSFSTDEALSLHRRAIEQTEPGSQNSEISSPAVQKHRNEDEEDAKAKKRKKKEKKKKQKKHKKRSKAESESSGSESDTVYPSDLLKQATDPCRQEEEEECVSGSFVWLDDLQTPTDRPFCIDRKADPANWEYRSLYRADIARYRRKGSSALGLNPKTQSVSWAEPGSEKKKTDRKADRKSERYFSRGARQLLGSRGLPARPSVPGPGASLVAAHFIPVPPCVEEEGQAGPRGSSWVNPLGVYDPSTSLWLQGKGPAEHEKQQEAGPPGTAGDGGACSQLAARVEDFNRRLRETPTDTATWLEFVRFQDELTGGAGFFAGMEGEPDGRRKSLRMTLEKKVSILERALESNPTSVELKLARLKLCQELWEPAALLKEWKKLVFLHPNDAPLWRRYLLFTQSQFSTFSVTKVNGVYGKCLSTLGSVQDGSMLSHLAQPGTEETMLEIFLQQCHFLRQAGHSEKAVSLFQAMLDFTFFKPDSVRELPTRQQVEFFEPFWDSGEPRVGEKGARGWKAWMHQQERGGWLVPNDPDDDDDDDQEDSSEVKDKTWPKWRIWLDVEASRESNQWLPWRPDKSKGQTEEDCEDPDRQVLFDDIGPSMIRLSAPEHRFQLVCCFLQFLGLPGESWYHGPSWSSLLDDTSLLEEGPGAERLLTAGHLHGAGVSPVGHMTTLGGARRQTGLCKEGEEFVHLVLQQILPLCSPQEKALLSLYWIQYEKLKVMKCVQSGNKKRLRSQGKRSKKLAKRLLKEEENRGDLALWREYAHLEWLLGNLEEARKVFDTAMALGAARGLRDPALCRLCLLYAQLEAEEARGAAPCTSSPAVHALTKLAEGGAYSPFTGQVPPVAVLKARKSYEQAFQTALERRAGSAHAGKGARVAELVGCFALFQYLTTGVEAADKVFGQALDRLEGVADPDGGAASDSSAWGTPSELESLCLMQALLLQHHTSTSVFPLRRLRETLTAALSRFPVNPLLWRLYLRLERRYHSAGRARRFFHTVTKGSQSVVPRLFAICAEQKRKELVSAALRADCYGEVFSTMPENGLSHRIRALYENAIASEHGAHCPLLWRMYLRFLVSEGNSERGSGILYKALQEIPWVKGLYMDAVQLFPDRVQEFLDLMTEKELRLRAPMEEVDILLED; encoded by the exons ATGGCACTCTTTCCAGCTTTTGCGGGATTGTCAAGTGGAAattcaaataatgaaaaacaatctAAAG GATTGGATTGGTTGAACAATCAGAGTTTCAGCACCGATGAAGCCCTAAGCCTGCATCGGCGTGCCATTGAGCAGACTGAGCCGGGGTCACAGAACTCTGAAATCAG TTCTCCTGCTGTCCAAAAGCACAGaaatgaggatgaggaagacGCCAAggcaaagaaaaggaaaaagaaggaaaagaaaaagaaacagaagaagCACAAAAAGAGGAGTAAAGCAGAATCTGAGAGCAGTGGCTCTGAATCGGACACAGTGTATCCCAGTGACCTCTTGAAACAGGCTACGGACCCTTGCAG gcaggaggaggaggaggagtgcgTTTCTGGCTCCTTCGTCTGGCTGGACGACCTTCAGACCCCCACCGATCGGCCGTTCTGCATCGACAGGAAAGCGGACCCGGCAAACTGGGAGTACCGGTCCCTCTACAGAGCCGATATCGCCAG GTACAGACGGAAAGGGAGCTCAGCCCTGGGACTGAACCCTAAGACGCAGAGCGTGAGCTGGGCGGAGCCGGGCTcggagaagaagaagacggACAGGAAGGCGGACAGGAAGTCGGAGAGATACTTCTCCCGCGGGGCCCGCCAGCTACTGGGCTCCAGGGGCCTCCCCGCCCGGCCCAGCGTCCCGGGGCCTGGGGCGAGCCTGGTTGCCGCCCACTTCATTCCGGTCCCGCCCTGCGTCGAGGAGGAGGGGCAAGCCGGCCCCCGGGGCTCCTCCTGGGTCAACCCCCTGGGGGTGTAcgacccctccacctccctgtgGCTCCAGGGCAAGGGCCCGGCGGAGCATGAGAAGCAGCAGGAAGCGGGGCCCCCGGGGACCGCCGGGGACGGCGGCGCCTGTTCCCAGCTGGCCGCCCGCGTGGAGGACTTCAACAGGAGGCTGCGGGAGACCCCCACTGACACAGCCACCTGGCTGGAGTTCGTACGCTTCCAG GACGAGCTGACGGGCGGAGCCGGGTTCTTCGCGGGTATGGAGGGCGAGCCGGACGGGCGGCGGAAGTCCCTGAGGATGACCCTGGAGAAGAAGGTGTCCATCCTGGAGAGGGCGCTGGAGAGCAACCCCACCAGCGTGGAGCTGAAGCTGGCCCGGCTGAAGCTGTGCCAGGAGCTGTGGGAGCCGGCCGCCCTGCTCAAAGAGTGGAAGAAGCTGGTCTTCCTGCACCCCAACGACGCCCCGCTCTGGAGGAGGTACCTGCTCTTCACCCAGAGCCAGTTCAGCACCTTCTCCGTGACGAAGGTCAACGGCGTCTACGGGAAGTGCCTGAGCACGCTGGGGTCCGTGCAGGACGGCAGCATGCTCTCCCACCTCGCCCAGCCCGGCACGGAAGAGACCATGCTGG agATCTTCCTGCAGCAGTGCCACTTCCTGCGGCAGGCGGGACACTCGGAAAAGGCCGTCTCTCTCTTCCAGGCCATGCTGGACTTCACCTTCTTCAAGCCGGACAGCGTGAGAGAGCTTCCCACTAGGCAGCAG GTGGAGTTCTTTGAGCCCTTCTGGGACAGTGGGGAACCCCGTGTGGGAGAGAAGGGGGCGAGGGGCTGGAAGGCCTGGATGCAccagcaggagagagggggctgGCTCGTGCCCAATGACCCAG acgatgatgatgacgatgaccAGGAAGACTCTTCTGAGGTGAAGGATAAGACCTGGCCCAAGTGGCGGATCTGGTTGGACGTGGAGGCATCCCGTGAGAGCAATCAGTGGTTGCCTTGGAGGCCGGACAAATCTAAGGGCCAGACAGAAGAGGACTGCGAGGAtcctgacagacag GTCCTGTTTGATGACATCGGACCCTCCATGATCCGGCTCTCGGCTCCGGAGCACCGGTTCCAGCTGGTCTGCtgcttcctgcagttcctgggGCTCCCTGGGGAAAGCTGGTACCACGGGCCGTCCTGGAGCTCGCTGCTGGACGACACGTCTCTGCTGGAGGAGGGCCCGGGCGCAGAGAGGCTCCTGACCGCGGGCCACCTCCACGGCGCTGGGGTCAGTCCcgtgggtcacatgaccacgcTCGGCGGCGCCAGGAGGCAGACGGGCCTGTgcaaggagggggaggagtttgTGCACCTCGTCCTGCAGCAGATCTTGCCCCTGTGCTCGCCGCAGGAGAAagcgcttctctctctctactggaTCCAGTACGAGAAACTCAAG GTGATGAAGTGTGTCCAGAGCGGCAATAAGAAGCGCCTGAGGTCTCAGGGGAAGAGGAGTAAAAAACTGGCCAAGCGGCtcctgaaggaggaggagaaccgCGGCGACCTGGCCCTGTGGAGAGAGTACGCCCACCTGGAGTGGCTGCTGGGGAACCTGGAGGAGGCCAGGAAGGTGTTTGACACGGCCATGGCGCTGGGCGCGGCTCGCGGCCTGAGGGACCCGGCGCTGTGCCGCCTCTGTCTGCTTTACGCCCAGCTGGAGGCGGAGGAGGCGCGGGGGGCGgctccctgcacctcctccccgGCGGTGCACGCCCTGACCAAACTGGCCGAGGGCGGGGCCTACTCTCCCTTCACCGGCCAGGTGCCCCCCGTGGCCGTCCTGAAGGCCCGGAAGTCGTACGAGCAGGCCTTCCAAACGGCCCTGGAGCGCCGGGCGGGGTCTGCCCACGCCGGGAAGGGCGCCCGCGTGGCCGAGCTGGTCGGGTGCTTTGCGCTCTTCCAGTACCTGACCACGGGAGTCGAGGCCGCCGACAAGGTCTTCGGCCAGGCCCTGGACAGGCTGGAGGGGGTCGCGGACCCCGATGGGGGGGCCGCCTCCGACTCCAGCGCCTGGGGTACCCCCTCCGAGCTGGAGTCCCTGTGCCTCATGCAGGCcctcctgctgcagcaccacaCCAGCACCAGCGTGTTCCCCCTGCGCCGCCTCCGGGAGACCCTGACCGCCGCCCTCTCCCGCTTCCCCGTGAACCCCCTCCTCTGGCGGCTCTACCTGCGGCTGGAGAGGAGGTACCACAGCGCCGGGCGGGCCCGCCGCTTCTTCCACACCGTCACCAAGGGCAGCCAGAGCGTCGTCCCCCGGCTCTTCGCCATCTGCGCCGAGCAGAAGAGGAAAGAGCTGGTCAGCGCAGCGTTGAG GGCTGATTGTTACGGGGAGGTTTTCTCCACCATGCCGGAGAACGGGCTGAGCCACAGAATCCGAGCTCTGTACGAAAACGCCATCGCCTCAGAGCACGGGGCCCACTGCCCTCTCCTGTGGAGGATGTACCTCCGCTTCCTG gtgtcagAAGGGAACTCAGAGAGAGGTAGTGGCATCTTGTACAAAGCCCTTCAGGAGATCCCATGGGTGAAG GGCCTGTACATGGACGCGGTGCAGCTCTTCCCTGATCGCGTGCAGGAGTTCCTGGACCTGATGACTGAGAAAGAGCTGAGATTGCGAGCGCCCATGGAGGAGGTGGACATCCTGCTGGAGGACTGA